The Coregonus clupeaformis isolate EN_2021a chromosome 26, ASM2061545v1, whole genome shotgun sequence genome window below encodes:
- the cdk15 gene encoding cyclin-dependent kinase 15 isoform X3, with product MEDLRWRVRAMAAVCVQSCCWCCVVVEEDGERGEEKEEGREEEQEEEGMEVPPSPKSRSVTSLPSAELDEADPSYSKPQPHWFHTLQVRRLTVQRERSNSDPMGGKSFDQEFQWKTGLQFGTANSYLNLEKLGEGTYATVYKGISRINGHLVALKVIRMKTEEGVPFTAIREASLLKGLKHANIVLLHDIIHTKEALTFVFEYVQTDLAEYMKQHPGGLHSYNVRIFMFQLLRGLSYIHGRRILHRDLKPQNLLISYLGELKLADFGLARSKSIPCQTYSSEVVTMWYRPPDVLLGSTDYSTALDIWGAGCIFIEMLQGTPAFPGVADIFEQLQKIWAVVGVPTEETWPGVNELPNFRPDCPSCPIRQRTWPS from the exons atggaggatTTGAGATGGAGGGTCAGGGCCATGGCtgctgtgtgtgtccagagttGCTGCTGGTGCTGTGTTGTGGTCGAAGAagatggagaaagaggggaggagaaggaggaggggagggaggaggagcaagaggaggagggaaTGGAGGTGCCCCCATCTCCCAAGAGCAGGAGTGTCACGTCCTTACCATCTGCTGAG TTGGATGAGGCAGACCCGTCCTACTCCAAGCCCCAGCCTCACTGGTTCCACACGCTGCAGGTCCGCAGGCTGACGGTCCAGAGAGAACGCAGCAACAGTGACCCTATGGGGGGGAAGAGTTTCGATCAGGAGTTCCAATGG aaaACAGGCCTACAGTTTGGCACAGCTAACTCCTACCTGAACCTGGAGAAGCTAGGGGAAGGGACATACGCTACAGTCTACAAAGGAATCAGCCG GATAAACGGGCACCTGGTGGCCTTGAAGGTGATTCGTATGAAGACTGAAGAAGGCGTACCATTCACTGCCATCCGAGAGG CTTCCCTCCTGAAAGGCCTGAAACACGCCAACATTGTCCTGCTCCATGACATCATCCACACCAAAGAGGCACTCACATTTGTCTTTGAGTACGTACAAACAGACTTGGCTGAGTATATGAAGCAGCACCCAGGGGGCCTGCATTCCTACAATGTCAGG aTCTTCATGTTCCAACTGTTGCGGGGTCTGTCCTACATCCACGGTCGGAGGATCCTGCACCGGGACCTCAAACCCCAGAACCTGCTCATCAGCTACCTGGGGGAGCTCAAACTGGCTGACTTCG GGCTGGCCCGGTCCAAGTCCATCCCGTGCCAGACCTACTCGTCTGAGGTGGTGACTATGTGGTACCGGCCTCCTGATGTCCTCCTGGGTTCCACTGATTACTCCACTGCTCTGGACATCTG GGGAGCTGGATGCATCTTCATTGAGATGCTTCAGGGGACACCAGCCTTTCCAGGGGTGGCAGACATCTTTGAGCAGCTGCAGAAGATATGGGCT gtcGTAGGGGTCCCGACTGAGGAGACGTGGCCAGGAGTGAACGAGCTGCCCAACTTCAGGCCAG